One genomic region from Nostoc sphaeroides encodes:
- a CDS encoding PEP-CTERM sorting domain-containing protein, producing MLNKYLKVVLSSTLLVSVVITFSEKAKAQVFVNDTYTDGGRTNGADPLDISWFEISSNFYQTVSTPPQIQLDVVNDPILGTGNALNLDTPSFVSFNSSFLPAHFALGTFAPVSLGNNIGDALDLSFDFRFTTEPSLSGTSAEFPQIRSSGLRFGLYNSGDTPVTTDILNSLVGSGTPIEDDGGYWVLSGLAGTKSLGINKENFGSGDSITGGDGNVPLALTTSVPTINDTAPHTANLLLERLTPQLVRLTASVDGFSIEASDSGSGIISSFNEIAVRSVFSNLDVNIDNVVLQTRTNTSVPEPSTNIAIFGFGLGWLLKRKLNRLIN from the coding sequence ATGCTGAACAAATACCTTAAAGTAGTTCTTTCGTCTACCTTACTCGTTAGTGTCGTAATTACTTTTAGTGAAAAGGCTAAAGCTCAAGTTTTCGTTAACGATACTTATACCGACGGTGGCCGTACTAATGGTGCCGATCCGTTAGATATTTCCTGGTTTGAAATTTCATCAAATTTTTATCAAACAGTTTCAACTCCTCCTCAAATTCAATTAGACGTAGTTAACGATCCGATTCTTGGAACTGGAAACGCTTTGAACCTTGACACTCCCTCTTTTGTTAGCTTTAACTCTTCTTTTCTTCCTGCTCACTTTGCGCTTGGAACTTTTGCTCCCGTTAGTTTGGGGAATAATATAGGCGATGCCCTTGATTTAAGCTTTGATTTTCGCTTCACCACTGAGCCTAGTCTTTCTGGCACCTCTGCTGAGTTTCCGCAAATTCGTAGTAGTGGTTTGCGTTTTGGTTTATACAACTCTGGTGATACACCTGTCACGACTGATATTTTAAATTCACTTGTTGGCAGTGGCACTCCCATCGAAGATGACGGTGGTTATTGGGTGTTGTCTGGTCTAGCTGGTACCAAATCACTGGGAATTAATAAAGAAAACTTCGGCTCTGGGGATAGCATCACTGGTGGTGATGGAAATGTTCCGTTAGCATTAACTACCTCTGTACCTACTATTAACGACACAGCACCTCATACTGCAAACCTCCTTCTCGAACGCTTAACTCCGCAATTAGTTCGACTAACTGCATCAGTTGATGGTTTTTCTATAGAAGCATCTGATTCTGGTTCTGGGATCATTAGCTCTTTTAACGAGATTGCAGTCAGGAGTGTTTTCAGTAACCTTGATGTCAACATCGACAACGTGGTACTCCAAACGCGTACAAATACCTCAGTTCCAGAACCGTCTACTAATATTGCAATTTTCGGCTTCGGTCTAGGTTGGCTATTAAAGCGGAAGCTCAATCGGTTGAT